The window TCTGTGCGAGCAAGGCGGTGTCGATCCTGAGTGACAATGATCGCTACGTTGTCGGTGACTGGCAACATCCCCGTAAATCGGATTGGCGATTGCTTCTGTGGTTGGCACCTCGTTTGCAATCATATGGTAAAACCAGCGATCGCGACGGGCAGCTCGACCCCGTAGCGACGCCCTGCGCCCGACCGTTCTGGACGTGATAGCGCAACACTTCGACCCGCGAGGGTGGGTGATGTAAATAAGGCCGCAAGAGCGGACCTCCATCAACAAGCTAACCAATGTCTCATTAATGACAAATGCGTCAGCGCATTGGACTTGCCCCAAAGTCGGCTTCCGTGCGTTTTGCTGCAAATATGCGTCCCGGATTGACACGCGGATAGAACGACGGTTCGCCGCGAGGTCAAATATATATATTAATAAAGGGAAAGCATGCTCCCCCTTTACTCTGACAGTCGGCGTATCATCACATCAGAATATGGCGCGTGCGATGCGGATCAGCTGCAAAGTTTCAAAAGCGCTGTCGTGCAAGGTCACCAGTTCACCATTCACAACCGCATAGTTATAACCCGGCTCAAGCTCCGGCAGCTTGTAAGCTTGACGCAATTCGCGCTGCGTCAGGGCAGCCGTCGGCGCAACACGCAGACCTGCAGGCAGGTTTTCGACCCGCGCCAGATCATTAATCCGCAAAAGTGATGTGTAATCTTTATCGGTCAGCAAAACGGGCTGACCATCTATCAAAGCATAGCGGTTGCCTGATGGTGCGGGACGAAGCCCGTATAGCGATGCTATCTGGTCCGAGCTGAGCAGCAGGTTATCATAAAGAGGCACGTTAGCGCCCAGATACTGGTCGCGCTGTTCGAGATAGATTCGATCAAGCCGATCATCGTCATACCCTACCCACTCGTCATAGGTCACGCCTTGTTTGGCAAGACCGGGAGGAACGCATGGAGGGTCTTTCTTTGCGAGCCCAGGGGGACAATTGCGATATGTCAGGAGTTGCTCGTCAGAGACATCGAAGAAGTTGATCTGGGACCCCAACAAGGCAAGCGGCGCGGCACCAAGCAACGCGGTCATGTCACGCCCCCGAGGGGCAATCACCTGCAGAACTTCATCTGAAATACGCGCACGGTCTTCTTTCGACCGTTTAACCTTGGCTTCGATCTTGTCGGAGTTATTTTTGTCAGACTTATTTTTGTCGGGCTTCTGGGATTTATTGACTTGCTTGGCCTTCTGCTTGTTTCCCTTATCCGCCTTTTTGTTATTTTTAGCCTTCTTCGGCTTGTTCTTTTTAGCTGCCTTTTGGCCCTTATCCTTGTCGTTTTTTATTTCAACAATCTGATCGTCCTGCAATGTTGGCAAGGTCACAACTGAAAGCGCAGACGTTGGCAGAGAAACGCTTGTCGCGAGGGCGGGTGTGGTTGCACAGGCAAGCAGCGTTGCAAGAGCGAGGGGCATATGTCTCATATTTGGGCCTTCATATAATTGCGACGGATCAAACAGGCTGCATTGATCCGAAATGCGCCTGATTTTCGAAGTAAAAAACTACTCATTTGGCCTGTCACCAAGGCGCAAAATTGCAGGGTACGTAGGTTAACGAATGGGACGTAGACAAGGTTCCTGTGAATCCGGCACTATTGCCCTACCCCCCCGAACCAAAGTGATAACGAAGCAAAAACCGGACTGGTTCGTTCGGTGGCGTTATGGTCGTTTGCTCTTAACATTATCGCAGACCTTGCGTTGACCCAAAATGCAGGATCGGTCAATTTTGGGCCCATTCTTGCCGGTCGGAACGTGCGTGACGAACGACCGGTGCCAGTCTATTTGCCTGATGTACACGTCTGGCAAACCGATCTGATGCGAGATCACTAAAGCCCCATACAATGGTCGAATATTGTGCGTGCATCTCTTGATTGTACAATTGTACCCGCGAGAAGGACCTGATGGTGAGCGCCATCACGTCGAGAAGATCATGCAAATTCTGGACGGTCATGCGTCTGGTTGAAACTATCACGTGGACGCTTCCGGCGGCAATGCGTCGAGCTTTACAGCGCGGTCTCGACGCGCATTGATCCTGCCCACATCGTCACGGACACCGAGTGTCGCACACACCGCGAGCAAGAGCGGTATCTCGAAACGGTATTGGACATCTGCAACTGGAACAAGGCCCGCGCTGCGCGACTTTACCGTTCAGGATGGCGAAACCCCAAGCGGATCTGGAAGCTTCTGACTGCGCTTCAGGAATTGAAGCGTTTTGTGGAAAACAAGGGCAAGCGTCACCCGATTGGGCAGGAACATGGCGCCGCCAAAAACAGAAGATCGTGGACGGAAAAGCGCAAGGCGGAGGCGGCAGATGTCGGATATTCGACGCAGCCCACACAGCTTGTGCTGGCCACAAGGATGTCAGGCAAAGCCAATATGTCGGATTTTTCTGGCATGGACCAACAAAACGATGATGGTCGTAGGCCCGAACAACCCGGCCCATGACATCTGTGCCGCCCTGTGGGAGGCGAATGCCGATGTGACGATGCTCCAGCGACCTTCAACCCATATCGTGCGGTCCGACACGCCGATGGCTATCGGCGGGGTGGCTTGTCTAGCGAAGAGGCAGTGGCCTCAGGGATGACCACGGAAAAGGCCGATATGGTCTTTGTCTCACTGCCATACCGGATCATGCATAAGTTTCAGACCCCGCTCTATGACCAGATAAAGCAGCGCGACGCCGGGTTCGACGCAGAACCGGAAGCCGCCCATGCTGCCGGTGCTCATAGAAGCTGTCGCGTGGGGCTGAGCGGAAATACGCGACGGTAAATATGAAAGCTGAGGTGCCTTAATGGGCGTTCAGAGCCCACTATCACAATGTCTCTCCTTCGATGAAAGCGCTAGCCAGCACAGAAATCACTCGATCTTGAATGGTACGCTCCCTCGGGTACTGTGATCGATTTTGATCTCTTTTCCAATCGGGGGAACGGAGCGGTGAAAGCAGTCTGCACGCTCACAAATACGGCAACTGGAGCCAATCGGCTCAAAGTTCTGCTCATTGGTTAAGTCTAGATCGTCCGCATAGACGACATGTCCTGCATGTTTGATCTCACAACCCAGCCCAATCACGTATTTTCGCACAGGCGACTTAAACCCCGCAACGCGTTTGGTTTGATCAAACGCGAGAGACAGGTATTTTACGCCGTCCGGTGTTATGGCCAGTTGACGCAATATCTCACCCGGAGATTGAAACGCATGATGTACGTTCCACAACGGACAGCTGCCCCCGAAACGCGTAAACTGTAAGGAGGTAGCACTGTGGCGCTTTGTGATATTGCCGGCCTGATCAATACGCAAGAAATAGAACGGTATGCCCCTGTTCCCGCCCCGCTGTAGTGTGCTTAGTCTATGGCATACCTGCTCTGTGCTTGCATCGAACTGGAACGCAAGCTTTTCGAGATCGTGCCGTTGTTCTTTCGCGGCATTTGCGAAATCCGAGTAAGGTAAAAGAACTGCACCTGCAAAATAGTTCGCAAAGGTCAAACGACAAACCTCACGCGCAGCCTCGGTGTGAAAATCCGCCGCATCAAGCAGGTTTTCAACAAGCTTACTCTGTTCGATCAGGCCCACTTGGTAAGCCAGCTGAAACAGGTTCGTGGCCTTGGTTGATGCCGCATTCAGATACAGGGTCTTCGTCGCAGTTTCGAACGACCGGATGGTGCCGGAGCTGGGCTTGTCTTTGCGCAGGACAACATGCACGCCATGCGTCTTGCTCAGGTAGTCCACCAGATCTGCGTGCCGGTCCGCCCCGCCGCGATCAAGTGACCGCGAAAAGCCCTCGGCTGCGCGGTCCAGCTCGTCAATATAGTTGTCATTGTAGTGAAAGTGATCGCGCACCTCTTCGTAGGGCAAGGGTGCCAGAGACGCTTCGCGGTCTTTCAGCGCATTGTCGACGCGGCCCAGCTGTTCACGTGACTTTTGGAACATCGCGTAGAGATCAAGAAAGGCCTTTGTCACGTTTGGAGCGTTTGTCGCTGCGACTTTTATTTCCTGTGTCAGCACTTCGTTGTCTGCAAAAATGGGGTCGGTCAAAATTTCTTGCAGGTCTACAGACACCTTGCCAGCCCCATCAAGCGCGAGTTCTGTAAGGTCAAAGTTGAAGGCATCAACCAATGCTAGAATAACCGAGCCGGACAGCGCCCGCTGATTATTTTCTATTTGATTTAAATAACTTGTGGATATTGCAATCTGCTGCGCGAACATCGCCTGCGTCAGATTAAGGCTCTGCCTCAGAAGTCGGATGCGGGCACCGGCGAAGATTTTTCGTGAACTGTTTGGCATTTATACTTTTTCGCAATTTGCATTTACATTTGTGTAATTAGTTGCATGTTATCACGTTCAGCCCTTTGGAAAACAACTATTTGCGTTAGTAAAGTTACCCAACGTAATGACGATTCTAGAAGGCGCACGGACCGGGAGGGGACACCGTTGTTTTTTGACTTTTGCTCTCTCTGATGGCGACAAGCTGGCGAGCAGAATTCGCCCTGGCCTGCTCGACTGTTCCGCCCTCCTTGGCTCGTCGTTCTCAATTTGGGAGAGCGCACTAATGGCTGGATACACGGAAACCTACACGAAATGGCAGAATGACCCAACGGGCTTTTGGGCAAATGCAGCCACGGAAATTGATTGGGTCAAATCACCAGAGGTCATACTTGATGCAGCAAATCCACCTCTGACAACATGGTTCCCTGATGCTGTCTGCAACACCTGTTACAATGCCGTGGACAGACATGTCGAAGCAGGTCGCGGCGCGCAAATCGCCATCATTCACGATAGCCCTGTCACAAACAGCACAGTCAAGATCACATACGACACGCTGCTGGACCGGGTCTCTCGCGTTGCCGGCATTCTGACCTCCCACGGTGTTGCAAAGGGTGACCGGGTCATCATCTATATGCCCATGATCCCCGAAGCGTTAATTGCGATGCTTGCCTGTGCGCGGATCGGAGCGGTTCATTCCGTGGTGTTTGGCGGCTTCTCTGCACACGAACTTGCCGTTCGGATCG is drawn from Sulfitobacter sp. S223 and contains these coding sequences:
- a CDS encoding transketolase; its protein translation is MRHMPLALATLLACATTPALATSVSLPTSALSVVTLPTLQDDQIVEIKNDKDKGQKAAKKNKPKKAKNNKKADKGNKQKAKQVNKSQKPDKNKSDKNNSDKIEAKVKRSKEDRARISDEVLQVIAPRGRDMTALLGAAPLALLGSQINFFDVSDEQLLTYRNCPPGLAKKDPPCVPPGLAKQGVTYDEWVGYDDDRLDRIYLEQRDQYLGANVPLYDNLLLSSDQIASLYGLRPAPSGNRYALIDGQPVLLTDKDYTSLLRINDLARVENLPAGLRVAPTAALTQRELRQAYKLPELEPGYNYAVVNGELVTLHDSAFETLQLIRIARAIF
- a CDS encoding short-chain fatty acyl-CoA regulator family protein, which produces MPNSSRKIFAGARIRLLRQSLNLTQAMFAQQIAISTSYLNQIENNQRALSGSVILALVDAFNFDLTELALDGAGKVSVDLQEILTDPIFADNEVLTQEIKVAATNAPNVTKAFLDLYAMFQKSREQLGRVDNALKDREASLAPLPYEEVRDHFHYNDNYIDELDRAAEGFSRSLDRGGADRHADLVDYLSKTHGVHVVLRKDKPSSGTIRSFETATKTLYLNAASTKATNLFQLAYQVGLIEQSKLVENLLDAADFHTEAAREVCRLTFANYFAGAVLLPYSDFANAAKEQRHDLEKLAFQFDASTEQVCHRLSTLQRGGNRGIPFYFLRIDQAGNITKRHSATSLQFTRFGGSCPLWNVHHAFQSPGEILRQLAITPDGVKYLSLAFDQTKRVAGFKSPVRKYVIGLGCEIKHAGHVVYADDLDLTNEQNFEPIGSSCRICERADCFHRSVPPIGKEIKIDHSTRGSVPFKIE